The following is a genomic window from Nocardioides thalensis.
GACACGATCGGCCGCTGGCTGGACCTCGCCGGCTACCGCACGGGCTACCACGGCAAGTACCTCAACGGCTACACACGGTCGCTCGGTCGCCCGGCCGGCTGGGACGCCTGGGACCCGATCGTCGGCGGCACGACCTACGCCTACTGGCGCTCGGAGTGGTATGACGGCGACGTCTACGAGGACCGCTACATCACCGACGTGACGTCCGAGCGCGTCGGCGGGATGGTCGACGACCTCTCGGGCGACGACCCGTTCATGATGGTCGTCAACCACACCGCGCCCCACGGCCGCAGCGGCGGCCTGGTGAAGAAGCCGGCGACCCAGCCCCGGTACGACGACGAGTACCTCGACCTCCGCCCGGAGTTCATGGACCGGCCCTCGTTCTACGAGGACGACGTCGCGGACCTGCCGCGCGACCTGTTCGAGGCCGACTTCACCAAGAAGGACGAGCTCGTCCGCGCGCGGGCCCGCGCCCGCGCCCTGCGCTCGGTCGACGACAGCATCCAGCAGCTGGTGACCGACCTCGAGGAGTCCGGCGAGCTCGACAACACGATCCTCGTGTTCACCTCCGACAACGGGTTCGTCCTCGGTGAGCACCGGATGCACGGCAAGAACTACCTGGTCGACGAGTCGCTCGACATCCCGCTGCTGGTCCGCGGCCCGGGCGTGCCCGCCGGCGCCACCAACCACGAGACGGTGACCCTGGTCGACCTCGCCGCCACGATCCTCGAGTGGGCGGGCGCCGAGCCGTCGGCTGACCGGCCGTCCGACGGCCTCTCGCTGCTCGACACCACCGCCCTGGCCGAGCGCGACACCGTGCTGGTGCAGGCCGGCGACGGTGAGCGCGACGCCGACCACGGCTGGCGCTACCGGGGCGTCACGACCGACCGCTACCTCTATGCGACCCACCCGGGCGACCCCTCGGTCGGGCTGCTGTTCGACCGCGAGGTCGACCCGTGGGCACTCGACAACGTCTACGGCGACCCGCGCTACGCCGCCACGCAGGCGGAGCTGCGCCGGCGCCTGGTCGAGCTGGCCGACTGCCGGGGCGCGGAGTGCAACCAGTCGTTCGGGCCGGTGCCGGGGCCGACGGAGTCGCCCGCGCGGACGAAGGC
Proteins encoded in this region:
- a CDS encoding sulfatase family protein; translation: MRPRVLLPAALVLIAITALLLQGASTRGLVPSMAPGDEADVRPNIVVILTDDMRTDEMQYLPFTQQFLASGGTTYTNAISPHPICCPARAELVTGQYGHNNGVRHNLGPYGGIDALRRPDDTIGRWLDLAGYRTGYHGKYLNGYTRSLGRPAGWDAWDPIVGGTTYAYWRSEWYDGDVYEDRYITDVTSERVGGMVDDLSGDDPFMMVVNHTAPHGRSGGLVKKPATQPRYDDEYLDLRPEFMDRPSFYEDDVADLPRDLFEADFTKKDELVRARARARALRSVDDSIQQLVTDLEESGELDNTILVFTSDNGFVLGEHRMHGKNYLVDESLDIPLLVRGPGVPAGATNHETVTLVDLAATILEWAGAEPSADRPSDGLSLLDTTALAERDTVLVQAGDGERDADHGWRYRGVTTDRYLYATHPGDPSVGLLFDREVDPWALDNVYGDPRYAATQAELRRRLVELADCRGAECNQSFGPVPGPTESPARTKARRR